One part of the Glycine soja cultivar W05 chromosome 11, ASM419377v2, whole genome shotgun sequence genome encodes these proteins:
- the LOC114374480 gene encoding polyphenol oxidase A1, chloroplastic-like has product MAYISSLSSFSLSNFSAPLPISICSSSSAFLTSQIPCKPSKRSKPKGHHVSKVSCNSNQNTPTPNPEEEKPSSYNILGKHRRDILLGIGGLYGASALSNTNPLAMAAAPILEPDLEHCCITDDVPKGEIEKQVYCCPPKSSSPPIDFKLPKGTPLRVRPPAQFVTDEYLEKYKLALKRMRELPSDDPRSFKQQADIHCAYCDGGYKQLGFPVELDFKVHFSWIFFPFHRWYLYFYERILGSLIDDPTFALPYWNWDNPDGGMVLPSIFADEDSPLYDPRRNPDITPTTLVDLNYGSGKEPSVEQNLGVMYTSVVSGAKRASLFHGKPFLAGKQPELGGGTVELGPHTAVHRWTGDPRQPNKEDMGRFYSAGRDPAFYSHHANVDRMWNIWKTIPSGKRRDFKNRDWLETSFFFYDENKTLVRVKVKDSLDTNKMGYVYQDVAIPWLEKKPTPKRTRKAKKVAFAQQFGGIGAAMAAETGPSSKFPLTLLDSKVTLLVKRPKQLRSKRDKEEEEEVLVIDGIEFDGDDDVKFDVYITDEDVEDIGPESTEFAGSFSTLGHSHSNMNMDKKIKTSLTLGITDLLEDLDAENDDSVLVTLVPRSENVSITIQNIKIEFEKDE; this is encoded by the coding sequence ATGGCTTATATCTCCTCTCTATCATCTTTCTCCCTCTCCAATTTCTCTGCACCTCTTCCCATTTCCATTTGTTCCTCATCTTCCGCATTCCTAACTTCCCAAATACCATGCAAACCCTCCAAACGTAGCAAACCAAAAGGCCATCATGTTTCCAAAGTGTCATGCAACAGTAACCAAAACACCCCAACACCAAacccagaagaagaaaaaccatCGTCATACAACATTCTAGGAAAACATAGGAGGGATATTCTCCTTGGCATTGGGGGCCTTTACGGTGCTTCTGCTCTTAGCAACACCAACCCTTTAGCCATGGCTGCAGCTCCTATTCTAGAGCCTGACCTAGAACATTGTTGTATAACTGATGATGTACCTAAAGGGGAAATCGAGAAACAAGTCTATTGTTGCCCACCAAAATCTTCTTCCCCTCCTATAGATTTCAAGTTGCCTAAAGGAACACCCCTTAGGGTTAGACCACCTGCTCAATTTGTGACCGATGAGTACCTAGAAAAGTATAAGTTAGCCCTTAAGCGCATGAGAGAGCTTCCATCTGATGATCCTCGAAGTTTCAAGCAACAAGCTGATATCCATTGTGCTTATTGTGATGGTGGCTATAAGCAATTAGGGTTCCCAGTTGAGCTAGACTTCAAAGTCCACTTTTCATGGATATTTTTCCCTTTCCACCGTTGGTACCTCTATTTCTATGAGCGAATCTTGGGTAGCTTGATTGATGACCCAACCTTTGCACTTCCGTATTGGAACTGGGACAATCCTGATGGTGGCATGGTATTGCCTTCCATTTTCGCAGATGAAGACTCCCCTCTATATGACCCTCGCAGGAATCCAGACATCACACCAACTACTCTCGTAGACCTAAACTATGGCAGTGGAAAGGAACCAAGCGTAGAACAAAACCTCGGTGTAATGTATACGAGTGTTGTCTCTGGTGCGAAACGCGCATCGCTCTTCCATGGAAAACCATTTCTTGCTGGAAAGCAGCCTGAGCTAGGTGGAGGGACCGTAGAGCTTGGTCCTCATACTGCTGTCCACCGTTGGACCGGTGATCCAAGACAACCTAACAAAGAGGACATGGGGAGGTTCTATTCTGCTGGAAGAGACCCCGCTTTCTATTCTCACCATGCCAACGTGGATCGTATGTGGAATATATGGAAAACAATACCAAGTGGAAAAAGAAGGGATTTCAAAAACCGTGATTGGTTGGAAACCTCCTTTTTCTTCTACGATGAGAACAAGACCCTTGTCCGTGTGAAGGTGAAAGACAGCCTTGACACGAATAAGATGGGTTATGTTTACCAAGATGTCGCCATTCCATGGCTCGAGAAAAAGCCTACACCCAAAAGAACTAGAAAGGCTAAGAAGGTGGCGTTCGCACAACAATTTGGCGGCATTGGTGCAGCAATGGCTGCTGAGACTGGGCCAAGTTCCAAGTTTCCTCTCACTTTGTTGGACTCAAAGGTAACCCTACTAGTTAAAAGGCCAAAGCAGTTGAGGAGCAAGAGGGAcaaggaggaagaggaagaagtgtTGGTGATTGATGGGATTGAGTTTGATGGGGATGATGATGTGAAGTTTGATGTCTATATTACTGATGAAGATGTCGAGGATATTGGACCAGAGAGCACAGAGTTTGCAGGAAGCTTTTCGACTCTGGGTCATTCCCATTCGAACATGAACATGGACAAGAAGATCAAAACTAGCTTGACACTGGGAATAACAGATTTGTTAGAGGACTTGGATGCTGAAAATGATGATAGTGTTTTGGTCACATTGGTACCACGATCTGAGAATGTAAGCATCACAATTCAGAACATAAAGATAGAGTTTGAGAAGGATGAGTGA